A stretch of Leisingera sp. S132 DNA encodes these proteins:
- a CDS encoding PilZ domain-containing protein — protein MKHWPLILAALAAPAGVWTGAQPAEASRAACLLQSDLVMFQHEARGFLEHLRTGNDPAKARQLSHWLEDHPVVTLRVRMRRSGMEVYEPLAIRLVTQQKGLLQVYNRHGNAKAEISAERLGTAALLEEFAARIIPLPCNFAPDQKQTAATPAGIGRIRGISQETAIASSLSVLLLAGGGLFLAERIARRHRRRRRRHPCSLNCSLKRNRQTLRAKLVDISRLGAKLRVWQLPGIPDLASKDEVLAVLPGLEDIPALVTWQNADYIGVKFSKPMAAEDLQALLKLSKKAAAAPAAETEAAAASTPAGLQA, from the coding sequence ATGAAACACTGGCCCTTGATCCTGGCAGCACTTGCCGCGCCTGCTGGGGTCTGGACGGGTGCTCAGCCGGCTGAGGCGTCCCGGGCGGCCTGCCTGCTGCAGTCCGATCTGGTGATGTTCCAGCATGAGGCGCGGGGTTTCCTTGAGCATCTGAGGACCGGCAACGATCCGGCCAAAGCCAGGCAGCTTAGCCATTGGCTGGAGGATCACCCGGTGGTGACGCTGCGGGTGCGGATGCGGCGGTCCGGGATGGAGGTGTACGAGCCGCTGGCCATACGGCTGGTCACCCAGCAAAAAGGGCTGCTGCAGGTTTACAACCGGCACGGCAATGCCAAGGCTGAAATCAGCGCAGAGCGGCTTGGCACCGCGGCGCTGCTGGAGGAATTTGCGGCCCGGATCATTCCGCTGCCCTGCAATTTCGCGCCGGATCAGAAACAGACGGCTGCCACCCCTGCCGGCATCGGGCGGATCAGGGGCATTTCGCAGGAAACCGCCATTGCCAGTTCCTTGTCAGTGCTGCTGCTGGCCGGCGGCGGCCTGTTTCTGGCAGAACGGATTGCCCGGCGCCACCGGCGCAGGCGCAGGCGGCACCCCTGCTCGCTGAACTGCAGCCTGAAGAGAAACCGGCAGACGCTGCGTGCAAAGCTGGTAGATATCAGCCGCCTGGGCGCCAAGCTCCGGGTCTGGCAGCTGCCCGGCATCCCGGATCTTGCTTCCAAGGATGAGGTCCTGGCCGTGCTTCCCGGGCTTGAGGACATCCCGGCCCTGGTGACCTGGCAGAACGCCGATTACATCGGCGTGAAATTCAGCAAGCCGATGGCCGCGGAAGATCTGCAAGCGCTTCTCAAACTTTCGAAAAAGGCCGCTGCCGCGCCGGCAGCTGAAACAGAGGCTGCAGCAGCCTCCACTCCGGCCGGCCTGCAGGCCTGA
- a CDS encoding PAS domain-containing protein, with protein sequence MTFTDRRIELRPANGEAPFALDEIFFSRTDDRGVIKTGNDIFRRVSGFDWDSLLGAPHKIIRHPDMPRGVFQLFWDIIQNGDFIGAYVKNKAKDGLYYWVFAVVVPCEDGYLSVRIKPSSSLFATVKQGYCDLLKAEQDDGLSPEESRDNLLAWLAGMGFASYREFAAHALSEELESRDAGLGSAPDMTIRGLRQKLKNSEVLVTETKGLIDDFSAMRTIPHNLRVIASRIEPAGGPVTVLSQNYGSMSREMSTWFSTHVMGEDSNFAKIKDLVNQGLFVEGMARILTECDGQLQRERRSLGGIDLSAEQDILSQLTQAQVASARMELKEVDREAERITRACETMRRQFLGLSSTRVLCKIESARLPRDGATLSDIIDQLGSFQERISRRLDKISHLCAEIRELKQEKAA encoded by the coding sequence ATGACCTTTACAGACCGACGGATTGAGCTGCGTCCGGCAAATGGCGAAGCCCCCTTTGCGCTCGATGAGATCTTCTTCTCGCGCACCGATGACCGCGGTGTGATCAAAACCGGCAATGACATCTTCCGCCGGGTCTCCGGCTTTGATTGGGATTCCCTTTTGGGTGCGCCGCATAAGATCATCCGCCATCCGGACATGCCGCGCGGTGTGTTTCAGCTGTTCTGGGACATCATCCAGAACGGGGATTTTATCGGCGCCTATGTGAAGAACAAGGCAAAGGACGGATTGTATTACTGGGTGTTCGCTGTGGTTGTGCCCTGCGAAGACGGATATCTTTCCGTCCGCATCAAACCGAGCAGCAGCCTGTTTGCCACCGTGAAGCAGGGCTACTGCGACCTCTTGAAGGCTGAGCAGGACGATGGCCTGAGTCCTGAGGAAAGCCGGGACAACCTGCTGGCCTGGCTGGCGGGTATGGGCTTTGCCTCCTACCGCGAATTTGCCGCGCACGCCTTAAGCGAAGAATTGGAAAGCCGGGACGCGGGCCTTGGGTCAGCGCCGGATATGACAATACGCGGACTGCGGCAGAAGCTGAAAAACTCTGAGGTGCTTGTCACCGAGACCAAAGGGCTGATTGACGACTTTTCCGCCATGCGGACCATTCCGCATAACCTGCGCGTGATTGCGTCGCGGATTGAACCTGCTGGCGGGCCGGTGACTGTTCTGTCGCAGAACTACGGGTCGATGTCGCGTGAGATGTCGACCTGGTTCTCCACCCATGTGATGGGCGAGGACAGCAATTTCGCGAAGATAAAGGACCTGGTCAATCAGGGCCTGTTTGTGGAAGGCATGGCCCGCATCCTGACCGAGTGCGACGGCCAGCTCCAGCGCGAGCGGCGGAGCCTGGGCGGAATTGACCTGAGCGCCGAACAGGACATCCTCAGCCAGCTGACCCAGGCGCAGGTGGCGAGCGCCCGGATGGAGCTGAAGGAAGTTGACAGGGAAGCCGAGCGGATCACCCGCGCTTGCGAAACAATGCGGCGGCAGTTCCTGGGCCTCAGTTCCACCCGGGTGTTGTGCAAGATCGAAAGCGCCCGGCTGCCGCGGGACGGCGCAACACTGTCCGATATCATTGACCAGCTGGGCTCCTTCCAGGAGCGGATTTCGCGGCGGCTGGACAAGATTTCTCATCTCTGCGCAGAGATCCGGGAGCTGAAGCAAGAAAAGGCAGCCTAG
- the fabG gene encoding 3-oxoacyl-ACP reductase FabG, whose translation MFDLTGKTALITGASGGIGGDIARALHAAGATVALSGTREEPLQALAAELGERAHVLPCNLSDAEAVEALPKQAAEAMGSVDILVNNAGITRDNLFMRMKDEEWQSVLDVNLTSTMRLCRGVLRGMMKARWGRIINISSVVGATGNPGQGNYAASKAGMVGMSKSLAYEVANRGITVNAVAPGFIATAMTDKLNDNQKDAILTQIPAGRMGDSKEIASAVLYLASQEAGYVTGTTLHVNGGMAMI comes from the coding sequence ATGTTTGATCTGACTGGCAAGACTGCCCTCATCACCGGCGCCTCCGGCGGCATCGGCGGCGACATCGCCCGCGCCCTGCACGCCGCCGGCGCCACCGTTGCCCTCTCCGGCACCCGTGAAGAGCCGCTGCAGGCGCTGGCCGCCGAACTGGGCGAGCGCGCCCATGTGCTGCCCTGCAACCTGTCTGACGCCGAAGCGGTCGAGGCGCTGCCGAAACAGGCAGCCGAGGCGATGGGCTCCGTCGACATCCTGGTCAACAACGCGGGCATCACCCGCGACAACCTCTTCATGCGCATGAAGGACGAAGAGTGGCAGAGCGTGCTGGACGTGAACCTCACCTCCACCATGCGCCTGTGCCGCGGCGTGCTGCGCGGCATGATGAAGGCTCGCTGGGGCCGCATCATCAACATCTCTTCCGTGGTGGGCGCCACCGGCAATCCCGGCCAGGGCAACTATGCCGCCTCCAAGGCCGGCATGGTCGGCATGTCCAAGTCGCTCGCCTATGAGGTCGCCAACCGCGGCATCACCGTCAATGCCGTTGCGCCGGGCTTCATCGCCACCGCGATGACCGACAAGCTTAACGACAACCAGAAAGACGCGATCCTCACCCAGATCCCGGCCGGCCGGATGGGGGATTCGAAAGAAATCGCCTCTGCCGTGCTGTATCTGGCCAGCCAGGAAGCTGGGTATGTCACCGGCACCACCCTGCATGTGAACGGCGGCATGGCGATGATCTGA
- a CDS encoding acyl carrier protein produces the protein MSDVADRVKKIVVEHLGVEEDKVTENASFIDDLGADSLDTVELVMAFEEEFGIEIPDDAAETIQTFGDAVKFISEAS, from the coding sequence ATGAGCGACGTCGCAGATCGCGTAAAAAAGATCGTTGTTGAGCACCTGGGTGTTGAAGAAGACAAGGTCACCGAAAACGCCTCCTTCATCGACGATCTGGGCGCAGACAGCCTGGACACCGTGGAACTGGTGATGGCGTTTGAAGAAGAGTTCGGCATCGAGATCCCGGACGACGCAGCCGAAACCATCCAGACCTTCGGCGACGCGGTCAAGTTCATCTCCGAAGCGTCCTAA
- a CDS encoding terminase large subunit domain-containing protein, whose product MDELDRKTLCALPHLFDIWALEHQRPPDGDWRAWVILGGRGAGKTRAGAEWVRSLAEGASPYDPGTARRIALVAETYDQVRDVMIHGDSGILACSPPDRRPKWKASERKLIWPNGAEAQAFSAHDPEALRGPQFDAAWADELAKWRKGQESWDMLQFALRLGQDPRVCVTTTPRNAPVLKRLLASPSTVTTHAATEANRANLAPSFLTEVRARYAGTRLGRQELDGVMLSDIQGALWTTAALVEAQVVEAPPLDRVVVAVDPAVSAGKGSDACGIVVAGAVTHGPPQDWQAYVLADCTVHGVGPLAWAQAVIAARDRYSAERVVAEVNQGGALVETVLRQADPLVPFRALHARKGKSARAEPVAALYEQGRVFHLPGMGELEDQMCQMTPQGYRGSGSPDRVDALVWALHELIILPAANLRRPQVRVL is encoded by the coding sequence TTGGATGAGCTGGACCGCAAGACCCTTTGCGCGCTGCCGCATCTGTTCGACATCTGGGCGCTGGAGCACCAGCGCCCTCCGGACGGGGATTGGCGCGCCTGGGTGATCCTGGGCGGCCGCGGTGCGGGCAAGACGCGGGCAGGGGCCGAATGGGTCCGCTCCCTGGCCGAAGGGGCCAGCCCCTATGATCCCGGCACTGCGCGGCGCATTGCGCTGGTGGCCGAAACCTATGACCAGGTGCGCGACGTGATGATCCACGGCGACAGCGGCATCCTGGCCTGCTCGCCGCCGGACCGGCGCCCCAAGTGGAAAGCCTCGGAGCGCAAGCTGATCTGGCCCAACGGCGCCGAGGCGCAGGCGTTTTCCGCCCACGACCCCGAGGCGCTGCGCGGCCCCCAGTTCGACGCCGCCTGGGCGGATGAGCTGGCCAAGTGGCGCAAAGGGCAGGAGAGCTGGGACATGCTGCAGTTTGCGCTGCGGCTGGGGCAGGACCCGCGCGTCTGCGTCACCACCACGCCGCGCAACGCGCCCGTGCTGAAACGGCTTCTGGCCTCGCCCAGCACCGTCACCACCCACGCCGCGACCGAGGCCAACCGCGCCAATCTCGCGCCCTCCTTCCTGACGGAGGTGCGGGCACGCTATGCGGGCACCCGGCTGGGCCGGCAGGAGCTCGACGGGGTGATGCTCTCGGATATCCAGGGCGCGCTCTGGACCACCGCAGCCCTGGTGGAGGCCCAAGTGGTCGAGGCACCGCCGTTGGACCGGGTGGTGGTCGCCGTCGACCCGGCCGTCAGCGCGGGCAAAGGCTCTGATGCCTGCGGCATCGTGGTGGCGGGCGCGGTCACCCACGGCCCGCCGCAGGACTGGCAGGCGTATGTGCTGGCGGATTGCACCGTGCACGGCGTAGGGCCGCTCGCCTGGGCACAGGCGGTGATCGCCGCCCGTGACCGGTACAGCGCCGAACGGGTGGTGGCAGAGGTCAACCAGGGCGGCGCATTGGTCGAAACCGTGCTGCGCCAGGCCGACCCGCTGGTGCCGTTCCGTGCCCTGCACGCCCGCAAGGGCAAATCCGCCCGCGCCGAGCCGGTGGCTGCGCTCTATGAGCAGGGCCGGGTGTTTCACCTGCCGGGGATGGGAGAGCTGGAGGACCAGATGTGCCAGATGACCCCGCAGGGCTACCGCGGCAGCGGCTCGCCCGACCGGGTGGATGCGCTGGTCTGGGCCTTGCATGAGCTGATCATCCTGCCCGCCGCCAACCTGCGCAGGCCGCAGGTCAGGGTGCTGTAA
- a CDS encoding PilZ domain-containing protein: MRKWLPTAAVLLTLSLLPGRADAACPVHQDLSDLNRASAGFLGYLETGQSPYYAQQLKSWIGANPPAPLKQRMRAVGIQQVEAGTLRLMQQNTVLLQILSSQGRQAALEGARHMGIFELQSQYGTQVEALPCDQIKEEGFGSKLVAVSASDARQRQQIINAGIAWVSFLVLGGSVLYFLDRIGIRKIRRTKRYPCAVPCVLQAGERTVQGYLVDLSRAGAKVHPNTQCDPSGRVTLRFGGHIMEAQVRWKTADYVGVQFVSEFNFMQLHRLLEEFPMEDGGIREEARLGL; the protein is encoded by the coding sequence ATGCGCAAATGGCTTCCGACAGCTGCTGTCTTGCTGACCCTGTCCCTGCTGCCCGGACGGGCGGACGCGGCCTGCCCTGTGCATCAGGATCTTTCCGACCTGAACCGGGCCTCTGCCGGGTTTCTGGGCTATCTTGAGACCGGGCAGAGCCCCTACTACGCGCAGCAGCTGAAAAGCTGGATCGGCGCAAATCCGCCTGCCCCGCTCAAACAGCGGATGCGGGCTGTCGGGATTCAGCAGGTCGAGGCCGGAACGCTCCGGCTGATGCAGCAAAACACGGTTCTGCTGCAGATCCTGTCCAGCCAGGGCCGCCAGGCCGCGCTGGAAGGCGCGCGCCATATGGGGATCTTCGAGCTGCAGTCGCAGTACGGCACCCAGGTGGAGGCGCTGCCGTGCGACCAGATCAAAGAAGAAGGGTTCGGCAGCAAGCTGGTTGCGGTGAGTGCCAGTGATGCCCGCCAGCGCCAGCAGATCATCAACGCCGGCATCGCCTGGGTCTCGTTTCTGGTGCTGGGCGGCAGCGTGCTGTATTTCCTGGACCGGATCGGCATCCGCAAGATCCGCCGCACCAAACGGTACCCCTGCGCGGTACCGTGCGTGCTGCAGGCGGGTGAACGGACCGTGCAGGGATATCTTGTCGACCTGAGCCGGGCCGGCGCGAAGGTGCATCCGAACACCCAATGCGACCCCTCCGGCCGGGTGACGCTGCGCTTTGGCGGCCACATCATGGAAGCCCAGGTGCGCTGGAAGACGGCGGACTACGTGGGCGTGCAGTTCGTCAGCGAGTTCAACTTCATGCAGCTGCACCGGCTGCTGGAAGAGTTCCCGATGGAGGACGGCGGCATTCGCGAAGAAGCTCGGCTGGGGCTGTAA
- a CDS encoding phage portal protein translates to MVFDLLRRKTPDPQKSGPNTPGLEQKASQTARVVSWHGAGRIAWSPRDTVSLTRSGFAGNPVAHRVIRLIAEAAAAVPLVLQDNRQRYDTHPWLALLARPNPAQTQAELLEALYGHLLLSGNAYIEMVTAEDATPAELHVLRSDRMNVVPGPDGWPAGFDYVAGGRKHRFANEPGNSPVCHIKSFHPQDDHYGLSALQSAAMAIDVHNAASRWSKALLDNAARPSGALVWTGSDGQGQMSDEQFRHLSEEIQTNFQGAQNAGRPMVLEGGLDWKPMGFSPSDMEFQKTKDTAAREIALAFGVPPMLIGIPGDATYANYQEANRAFYRLTVLPLVSKVTAALSGWLTAWTGDALTLKPDLDQLPALAAEREAQWRRITSADFLTPAEKRQLLGLPTEAPAAPQTEGGQDD, encoded by the coding sequence ATGGTCTTTGACCTGCTGCGGCGCAAAACGCCAGACCCCCAGAAATCAGGCCCCAATACTCCGGGCCTGGAACAGAAGGCCAGCCAGACCGCCCGCGTGGTCTCCTGGCATGGCGCCGGTCGCATCGCCTGGAGCCCGCGCGACACCGTATCCCTGACCCGCAGCGGCTTTGCCGGCAATCCGGTCGCCCACCGGGTGATCCGCCTCATTGCCGAGGCCGCCGCCGCCGTGCCGCTGGTGCTGCAGGACAACCGCCAGCGCTATGACACCCACCCCTGGCTGGCGCTGCTGGCCCGCCCTAACCCGGCGCAGACCCAGGCCGAGCTGCTGGAGGCGCTCTACGGCCACCTGTTGCTCTCCGGCAATGCCTATATCGAGATGGTCACGGCAGAGGACGCCACCCCCGCCGAACTGCATGTGCTGCGCTCCGACCGGATGAACGTGGTGCCGGGACCGGACGGCTGGCCCGCAGGCTTTGACTATGTGGCGGGCGGGCGCAAGCACCGCTTTGCCAACGAGCCGGGCAATTCCCCGGTCTGCCATATCAAAAGCTTCCACCCGCAGGACGACCACTACGGCCTCTCGGCCCTGCAATCGGCCGCGATGGCGATTGACGTTCACAACGCCGCCTCCCGCTGGTCCAAGGCGCTGCTGGACAACGCAGCCCGCCCCTCCGGCGCGCTGGTATGGACTGGCTCCGACGGCCAGGGGCAGATGTCCGACGAACAATTCCGCCACTTGAGCGAAGAAATTCAAACGAATTTCCAGGGCGCGCAGAACGCGGGCCGCCCGATGGTGCTGGAGGGCGGGCTTGACTGGAAGCCGATGGGCTTCTCCCCCTCCGACATGGAATTCCAGAAAACCAAGGACACCGCCGCCCGCGAGATTGCGCTCGCCTTCGGGGTGCCGCCGATGCTGATCGGCATCCCTGGCGATGCGACCTATGCCAACTACCAGGAGGCCAACCGCGCCTTCTACCGGCTGACCGTTCTGCCCTTGGTGTCCAAGGTCACCGCCGCGCTGTCCGGCTGGCTCACCGCCTGGACCGGCGACGCGCTGACGCTGAAGCCCGACCTCGACCAGCTGCCTGCCTTGGCGGCTGAGCGCGAGGCGCAGTGGCGGCGCATCACCTCCGCGGATTTCCTCACACCCGCGGAGAAGCGGCAGCTGCTGGGGTTGCCCACAGAAGCCCCAGCCGCGCCGCAGACGGAGGGCGGACAGGATGACTGA
- the fabF gene encoding beta-ketoacyl-ACP synthase II produces the protein MRRVVVTGLGLVTPLASGVEETWSRLLDGQSGAGPITLFDAEASGVTTTYACEVPRGDGSEGTFNPDDWVIKKEQKKIDDFILYGIAAADMAVRDAGWTPEDEESRLRTGVMIGSGIGGLSSIADTAVMIKEKGPRRVSPFFIPGALINLISGQVSIRFGFKGPNHSVVTACSTGAHAIGDAARLIKSGDADVMIAGGAEAAICEIGIAGFNACKALSTKRADDPTKASRPYDADRDGFVMGEGAGIVVLEDYEHAKARGAKIYAEVLGYGLSGDAYHITAPSEDGEGGERSMKAALANAGLDASAIDYINAHGTSTMADTIELGAVERLLGDHAGNVTMSSTKSATGHLLGAAGAIEAIFSILAIRDQVAPPTINLDNPAVETPVDLAPNAKRERKINVALSNSFGFGGTNASVLFGKPD, from the coding sequence ATGCGCCGAGTAGTAGTCACCGGACTGGGCCTGGTCACCCCGCTGGCCAGCGGAGTCGAAGAAACCTGGTCCCGGTTGCTGGATGGACAGTCGGGTGCCGGCCCCATCACCCTGTTTGATGCCGAGGCAAGCGGCGTCACCACGACCTATGCCTGCGAGGTTCCGCGCGGCGATGGCTCCGAGGGCACCTTCAACCCCGATGACTGGGTCATCAAGAAAGAACAGAAGAAGATCGATGACTTCATCCTGTATGGCATCGCTGCCGCCGACATGGCCGTGCGCGACGCCGGCTGGACGCCCGAGGATGAGGAAAGCCGCCTGCGCACCGGCGTGATGATCGGCTCCGGCATCGGCGGCCTCAGCTCGATCGCCGACACCGCGGTGATGATCAAGGAGAAAGGCCCCCGCCGGGTGTCGCCGTTCTTCATCCCCGGCGCGCTGATCAACCTGATCTCCGGCCAGGTCTCGATCCGCTTCGGCTTCAAGGGCCCGAACCACTCTGTCGTGACCGCCTGCTCGACCGGCGCCCACGCCATTGGCGACGCGGCCCGTCTGATCAAATCCGGCGACGCCGATGTGATGATCGCAGGCGGTGCAGAGGCGGCGATCTGCGAGATTGGCATTGCCGGCTTCAACGCCTGCAAGGCGCTGTCCACCAAACGCGCTGACGACCCCACCAAGGCCTCGCGCCCCTATGATGCCGACCGCGACGGATTCGTGATGGGCGAGGGCGCCGGCATCGTGGTGCTGGAAGACTACGAGCACGCCAAGGCCCGCGGCGCCAAAATCTATGCCGAGGTTCTAGGCTACGGCCTGTCGGGCGACGCCTACCACATCACCGCCCCCTCCGAGGACGGCGAGGGCGGCGAACGCTCGATGAAGGCGGCCCTGGCCAACGCAGGGCTGGACGCCTCCGCCATCGACTACATCAACGCCCACGGCACCTCGACCATGGCGGACACCATCGAACTGGGCGCGGTCGAACGGCTGCTGGGCGATCACGCGGGCAATGTCACCATGTCCTCGACCAAATCCGCCACCGGCCACCTGCTGGGCGCTGCCGGCGCGATTGAGGCGATCTTCTCGATCCTGGCGATCCGCGACCAGGTGGCGCCGCCGACCATCAACCTCGACAACCCCGCGGTAGAAACCCCGGTCGACCTGGCCCCCAACGCCAAGCGTGAGCGCAAGATCAATGTGGCCCTGTCGAACTCCTTTGGCTTCGGCGGCACCAACGCATCGGTTCTGTTCGGGAAACCTGACTGA
- the mltG gene encoding endolytic transglycosylase MltG: MWRSLASNMLTVLIAALFLLGGLILWGQSQYKAEGPLDTAICLRVDRGSNMARVSRDLESQGAVSSGTIFRLGAKYSEKTGQLKAGSFLVEPGSSMERIVDEITHSGASTCGTEIVYRIGVTRTQAEVRELDPATSKFVEKAEFVLGEGEVPSEYTETRRQADTRYRIALAEGVTSWQVVEALKAMDVLDGEPGDRPAEGLLAPDSYEVTPGTQRASVLAEMQERQQLRINAAWEGRASDAAVSSPEEMLILASIIEKETGVAEERGMVASVFTNRLNRGMRLQTDPTVIYGVTKGEGVLGRGLRQSELRKATPWNTYVIEGLPPTPIANPGLASLEAAVNPETTNYVFFVADGTGGHAFAETLDEHNANVAKWREIEAEQQQNN; the protein is encoded by the coding sequence ATGTGGCGCAGCCTCGCCTCCAACATGCTGACGGTCCTGATCGCCGCCCTGTTCCTGCTGGGCGGCCTCATCCTGTGGGGCCAGTCGCAGTACAAGGCCGAGGGTCCGCTGGACACCGCGATCTGCCTGCGCGTGGATCGCGGCTCCAACATGGCCCGCGTCAGCCGCGACCTGGAATCGCAGGGCGCGGTCTCCTCCGGCACCATCTTCCGCCTTGGCGCCAAATACAGCGAGAAGACCGGCCAGCTGAAGGCCGGCAGCTTCCTGGTGGAGCCGGGCAGCTCGATGGAGCGGATCGTTGATGAGATCACCCATTCCGGCGCCTCCACCTGCGGCACCGAGATCGTCTACCGCATTGGCGTGACCCGCACCCAGGCCGAGGTGCGCGAACTGGACCCGGCAACCAGCAAGTTCGTGGAAAAGGCCGAGTTCGTCCTTGGCGAGGGGGAGGTGCCGTCTGAGTACACCGAGACCCGCCGGCAGGCCGACACCCGCTACCGCATCGCGCTGGCCGAGGGCGTGACCAGCTGGCAGGTGGTCGAAGCGCTGAAAGCGATGGACGTGCTGGACGGCGAACCGGGCGACCGCCCGGCAGAGGGCCTGCTGGCACCCGACAGCTATGAGGTCACACCAGGAACCCAGCGCGCCTCCGTGCTGGCCGAGATGCAGGAGCGCCAGCAGCTGCGCATCAACGCCGCCTGGGAAGGCCGCGCCAGCGATGCCGCTGTCTCCAGCCCTGAGGAAATGCTGATCCTTGCCTCGATCATCGAGAAGGAAACCGGCGTCGCCGAGGAACGCGGCATGGTGGCTTCGGTCTTCACCAACCGCCTGAACCGCGGCATGCGCCTGCAGACCGACCCGACGGTGATCTATGGCGTTACCAAGGGCGAGGGCGTCCTGGGCCGCGGCCTGCGCCAAAGCGAGCTGCGCAAGGCCACCCCCTGGAACACCTATGTGATCGAGGGCCTGCCGCCGACGCCGATCGCCAACCCCGGCCTTGCCAGCCTGGAGGCGGCGGTGAACCCGGAGACCACCAATTACGTGTTCTTCGTCGCCGACGGCACCGGCGGCCACGCCTTTGCCGAGACGCTGGACGAGCACAACGCCAACGTCGCCAAATGGCGCGAGATCGAGGCCGAGCAGCAGCAGAACAACTGA
- a CDS encoding HK97 family phage prohead protease, producing MQGSPQLEHKFARFGEDLSLKDATEIKGYASLFGQTDQGGDVVMRGAYAASLKTLRDQGRTVKMLWQHDPHQPIGVWDEVREDKRGLYVKGRILTATPKGAEAAALIEGGAIDGLSIGYRTQKATRAPDGTRHLTQVELWEVSLVTFPMLPAARVAAKSSADAEAQALRALADGLRQITRDLRTGHPS from the coding sequence ATGCAGGGATCCCCCCAGCTGGAACATAAATTCGCACGCTTCGGCGAGGATCTCTCGCTGAAGGACGCAACTGAAATCAAGGGCTACGCCAGCCTGTTCGGCCAGACCGACCAGGGCGGCGACGTGGTGATGCGCGGCGCCTACGCCGCCTCGCTCAAGACGCTCCGCGATCAGGGCCGGACGGTCAAGATGCTGTGGCAGCACGACCCGCACCAGCCCATCGGCGTCTGGGACGAGGTGCGCGAGGACAAGCGCGGACTGTATGTGAAGGGCCGCATCCTCACCGCCACCCCCAAAGGCGCCGAAGCGGCGGCCTTGATCGAGGGTGGCGCCATCGACGGCCTGTCGATCGGCTACCGCACCCAGAAAGCCACCCGCGCGCCGGACGGCACCCGCCACCTGACCCAGGTGGAGCTGTGGGAGGTGTCGCTGGTCACCTTCCCGATGCTGCCCGCCGCCCGGGTGGCGGCAAAATCCTCCGCTGATGCGGAAGCGCAAGCGCTGCGCGCCCTGGCCGATGGCCTGCGCCAGATCACCCGTGACCTCAGAACAGGACACCCATCATGA
- a CDS encoding 1-(5-phosphoribosyl)-5-[(5-phosphoribosylamino)methylideneamino] imidazole-4-carboxamide isomerase, with product MIIYPTMQLQNGRCVTLEKGRLDEPQVWHVDPVETAKGFAAAGAEWMHLTDFNALEGDSSNEELVLKIIRGAGIPVQLGGGMRSREQVEHWIDKGAGRIVIGTLAARDPHLVRELAEHHPDQIVLAVDIWQGQVMTDGWRKSGAFTPEAYLEAFKDTPFAGILITDIDSDVADTEAQMGLISHLASQVKLPVIASGVVQNADDISRLKYISNIAGAQVGRALFRKILSVEEALAVARPEPEPVAEFQ from the coding sequence ATGATCATCTACCCCACAATGCAACTTCAGAACGGCCGCTGCGTGACGCTCGAGAAAGGGCGCCTGGATGAGCCGCAGGTCTGGCATGTGGACCCGGTCGAAACCGCCAAAGGGTTTGCCGCCGCGGGGGCGGAATGGATGCACCTTACCGACTTCAACGCGCTGGAGGGCGACAGCAGCAACGAAGAGCTGGTCCTGAAGATCATCCGCGGCGCCGGCATCCCGGTGCAGCTGGGCGGCGGTATGCGCTCACGCGAGCAGGTCGAGCACTGGATCGACAAGGGCGCCGGCCGTATCGTGATCGGCACACTGGCCGCCCGCGACCCGCATCTGGTGCGCGAACTGGCGGAACATCACCCGGACCAGATCGTGCTGGCGGTGGACATTTGGCAAGGCCAGGTGATGACGGACGGCTGGCGCAAATCGGGTGCCTTTACCCCCGAGGCCTATCTGGAGGCTTTCAAGGACACACCCTTTGCCGGCATCCTCATCACCGACATTGATTCCGATGTCGCCGACACGGAGGCGCAGATGGGGCTGATCTCGCACCTGGCCTCGCAGGTGAAGCTGCCGGTGATCGCCAGCGGCGTGGTGCAGAACGCCGATGACATCTCGCGGCTCAAGTACATCTCCAACATTGCCGGCGCTCAGGTCGGGCGGGCCCTGTTCCGCAAGATCCTCTCGGTCGAGGAGGCGCTGGCTGTTGCCCGTCCCGAGCCGGAACCCGTGGCCGAGTTCCAGTAA